The genomic segment TCCTGGCAGATCTTCTTGGCTGCAGCAACTATTGCTTCAGGACTTTGTCTCATTCCTACTCCCATCCGTTGAGCATTTGTCACAACGATGGTATAGAAATCGTAATCTTTCTGGGACAAAGACTGTGCGCTGGCCTGCTGTAAGATTAAGTTCCAGAGTATTACAACAAAAATAAACCTGACTACTAACTCCATGGGATTGCCTCCATTCATCAGGATGGTTATGCAGATCATCTCCCTTAAAGTACGGGCGGGGGGCTTCCCGCCCGGTACGGGCGATCGGCCGATCGCCCCTATATAGCGTAACCCTTGAATTATTCCATCGGGAAATCTGACATGAGGGATCTACACAACACTCCTCAGAAGGTTAATATGAAGAAGATGAGATCGTGTGTTGTATTTATAAACCCGATAAGAAGGAATCAGTTAACCAGGAGGGAAAATTTTTTCAAAAATTCTCTAAAAACCTGGAAGTTGAAATCTGATATACCCTTCTACCAGGGTAAAGATCGGTCAGGTTCGCACAAAATCCTGCGGAGATAAACAAAAAACCTGCCCTGTAAAGTTCGATTCCTGATCCAAGATCTTTGAATTTCCGGGTAAATGATGGGACAGGATCAGTTAAGGTAGATGACTCCTTCCGAGGATTCGTTAAAATTTTCTTGCCAAGCTCCTGAATGGGGGTATCAGTATTTTCTGTTTCGACCACCTGGGATTGGGTGTCAAAGGGTTATTTTATATTAAATCTAAGTAGAAATGCCGCCCAGAATGGCCCTTAAATAGGGTAGCCACAAAGGACTACCCTATAGTTTAGGTGATGTTTCAACATGGAAACAGTATTACACATCTGGAGTATAGAGGTTACTTCGAAGTACCTTACCCGGCAAAGAAGAACCCGTTGGGTGTGCATTTAAAGAAGGCGTAAGCTTTCCATTTTCTAAGAGGGGAACTCCATTTACAAAAGAATAATAAATACCACGGGATTTTGAAATCAGGCGTTCACCTCCCCCCGGCAAATCACGGACCAGTTCGGTGGGTTCTGTGTGAATAGCATCTGGATCAAAGATAACCAGATCGGCTGCTTTACCCACTTCAATGCGACCCCGGTCTTTAATTCCATAGATTTGGGCAGGTACTGAAGTAAGTTTACGAATTCCCTCTTCCAGAGGCATAATTCTTTTTTCACGGATCCAATGGCCCAGGAAGTAACTACAGTAACCGGCATCGCAGAACAAAGTCAGGTGAGCTCCTGCATCGGAGGCCGCAATCAAGGTGTAAGGATGAATCAGGAGTTCGGCTACGTCGTCTTCTTTATTATTCATCAGCCTTACAAAGAATTCCATTTTTAGATCTTCCTCTAAAGACAGATCAAAAAGGACATCTGAAGGATGCTTCCCCAATTCTTGACCTATTTCTACAAGGTTTCTTCCCAGCAGGGATTGATGTTTGGTCTGGGTCACTTTTTGAACCTGTATGGTTTCCCAATCTCCGGCAAAAAGGCGGGATGGGAAGGTTGTGGTATCCTGTCGAAAAGCTGCACGGAAGTCAGGATCTCGGAGAACCTCCGGTCTTTTTTCAGGTGAGGCTTTAAATACTTGCTGCCAGCAAGGGAGCCCCTCAAAGACATAAGGATCTTCCATGCTGAAGCTCATGACAAGGGGGCGACAACTTACTTGAGGATAAACTTCCAGACCCTGGTTGAAAAAAGCTTCTGTTTCCTTAAGCATTTGCCGATGATAATCCGGCTGGGCATTTTGCTGTAAAAGAACCGCCCAGGTAACCGGTCGACCGGACTCCCTGGCCAGGCGTGCCCAGGGTTCCAAAGGAGAATAAAGGGCCGGAGTAACTTCAATAATCCCCCGTTTATAAGAGCCGATGACCCGGCCAAGTTCTAAGAACTCCTGTTCAGAAGCCAATCGACTCGAAACAGGTTTTCCATCCCCACCAATATGGGTTGTGGCGGTGGAAGATCCTATTCCAAAAGCCCCGGCTTCCATGGCTTCTCGAACAATCTGTTTCATGGCCTCCAGCTCAGTCGGGGTTGCTTCTCGCTCAGAAGCCTCAGGACCCATGGCATATTGGCGGATGGTGGAATGACCCATCAAAGCCACCACGTTGAGTCCTACTCCTTGCTTTTCCAGGGCATTCAAATATTCCGGGATGGTTTCAAAGTTCCACCGAATCCCTTTTTGCATGGCTTCCAGGGACATTCCTTCCACCTTTTCCAGGGTTCGCATAATTAATTCCCGATCCTGGGGACGACAGGGTGCTATAGTAAAACCACAATTTCCAATGATAACCGTAGTAATTCCATGCCAGCAGGATGGAGTAGCCAGAGGATCCCAGGTAAATTGAGCATCATAATGGGTGTGGGGATCTATAAAACCCGGACTGACTGCTAACCCCTCTGCATTTATAACCCGCCCAGCCGAACCGCTCACAGATCCTATCTCAGCTATCTTTCCATTTTGAATGGCTATATCCCCTTTAAAACCCGGCTTTCCAGAGCCATCATAAATGTAACCATTTTTAATAATAACATCAAACATACAGGCAGTCTGTGGACCACTATCGGTCGTTAAAGAGTCATTACAGATAAGTACCAACAACCGACAATGGAGAACAGACGATAACCGATTATTTTTATCTCTTTAAAGGAATTTCACCATTGCCAGGGAAACCCAGAAAAGTATCTTGGTAATCTACAACCCTCCTCCAATTTCAAAAACTTCCAGATTCATCTATCGGAGAAAAAGGATGAGAATAAAAATCCCTAAGCCAATCCGGTAAAATACAAACAGATCAAAAGTATGGGATCGAACTAACCGGAGGAGAATCTTAATGGCCAGGATTCCACTGAGCATAGAAGCCAAAAATCCAATGACCAGATAAGAAATTCCTCCCGCAGGAATTCCTTTGTGAAGGAGCTGTAACAGTTTAAGACCGCCGGCGCCTGCTGTAATCGGAGCACTCAAGAGAAAGGAAAATCGGATAGCCAATTCTCGATCTAACTTAGAAAATAATCCGGCCGTTATCGTCATACCCGAACGAGAAACCCCTGGAATTAAAGCTACCGCCTGGGCACAACCGATAATAAGAACTTCTTTCCAACCAAGCATTTCTATCTGCTTGATGGGTTGTTTGATCTGCTCGGAATATCGATCTGCCAGCCAAAGTAGAATAGCAAAAATAATAAGCATACTGGCTACGAGGATTCCAGAGCGAACGTGGGTCTCGATAAACTCATCTAAAAGTTTTCCGGCCACTGCTGCAGGAATAGAACCGATCAGAATCTTCACCCCTACCTCCTGATTTAAATTTTCCCACCTACCTTTAAGCATCATCATTACGGAATTTTTAACTATCTCAAATAACTCGTATCTGAAAAAGAGCAGAACGGCCATTAAAGTCCCTAAATGCAAGATAGCGTCAAAGGCCAATCCCTGATCAGGCCAATGAAGGAGGTGGGGTATAAGTATAAGATGGCCTGAGCTGGAGACAGGTAAAAACTCTGTAAGACCTTGAACAACTCCGAGAACGAAAGCTTGTAAAGTCGTCATAATACAACCTCTGTTTCTCAGAAAGACGTTTAAACCCGAATCCATCATTTGAAAGATTTACTTGTAAGTTCTTTTACAGTAAGATACTTTGTAGGGAAAGTCAATTAAAAGTCGATTAAAATCTGGAAATTTACCCTTGCTTTTAACAGAAGATCTGATGCAAAATCAAATGGATGGGGAATTCTTTTAACCGAAGGTAACTTTCACCCAAGTTCAGGAGGTAAAAGATATGGCCCAAAAAATATCTGTCATCACCGAGACCGAAGAAAAAATTGAGACGAGTCTACCGGCTAAAGTGATTTTATTTAACGACGATTATCACACCTTTGAAGAAGTTATTGCTCAAATTATAAAGGCTATTCGTTGTTCTCGGGAAGAAGCAGAATTAATTACCTGGGAAGCTCATACCAAAGGAAGAGCCATTGTAATCACCGGCGAATTAGAGGAGTGCTTACGGGTTAGTCGAGTTCTGGAAGAAATCGAATTACGCACCCAGGTGGAGATCTAGGGAAAAAAGGATGGTCCAAATTTTGCTGAGAAAAATCTTGACCTGAAAGAGAGTTCCTGATAGGTAGAAAAAATTGGGCTAGAAGGATTAAAAATGTCTAAAATGAGCTTGGTGGGCAGTAAAATTTTAGTCTTAGATGAGGATCCAAACACATGGCGTATCCTGAAAAAAATCCTGATCCCTAAGGGCTGTACCATCCTTCCGTCAAATTCTTATGAGGAAGGCAAAAAATATTTAACTCAATTCTCTATGGATCTGATTCTGATAGAGATTTCCCTGGGTGAAGGAAAGGGTCTTTTGTTTGCCGAAGAACTGAGGAAAAATCATCCTTATTTACCCATCATTATTCTTACTTCAGAGATATCTCTACAAGCGATTAAAAAAGCAATAAAGTTAGGCGTTTCGGATTATATTCTTAAACCTCCTGATCCTATGGAGTTGCTCGACTCGATCCGTGAAGCAATCAGCCGATATAAACAAACCCTGTTGGATCAAGCTATCCTCAAGAACTCCAGGCAATATTTCGAAGAGCTCATAACCCTGATGGAAGTAAGTAAAATCACCAATTCCTTTGAACACATTGATTTACTCCTCCAACGGGTTGTCGAAATAGTTTCTCAAATTTTGGATGTAGAAACAGTCTCTTTAATGGGGATCCAGGAAGATACCCAAGAATTGGCTGTATTGGCCTATATAGGACCTGAGAAACAAATTGTGGAAAACGCGCGAGTTCCCATAGGGACAGGGATTTCGGGATGGGTTGCTCAACAAGGCAAACCCTTGCTTATTAATAATATTGAGAAGAGTGAAAAATTCAAGAAGTTCAGAAAAAAAACTCTCGATCAATATAAAAATGACTCTCTTTTATGTGTCCCCTTGAAGATCAAAGACCGTGTGATTGGGGTTCTCAACGTGAATAATAAAAAATCAGGCAAGGCCTTTGATCTACATGACCTGGATCTTCTAAGGGGCATCTCCAATCCCATCGCCCTGGCCATTGAAAACGCCTGGCTCTATGAGAAGCTCCAAATCAAGGCCCGAGAACTTGAACGGCTCAATAAAGAACTCCAGCAACTGGATCAAATGAAGTCCAATTTTATCAGCAATATTTCCCATGAAATCCGAACCCCGTTGACTTCGATCAACGGATATGCTGAACTTCTTCTGGAGATGGGAAATAAACTTTCTCCTGAAAAAGGAAAAGAATTTCTTCAGGCCATTTTAGAATCTGGAAAGCAAATTTCGATTCTTCTGGATCAAATTGCAGAATTTAGTTTAGTCGAATCCGATAAGGTGAAATGGAATATCAGACCCGTCCTTTTGCATCCTCTTATCACCAGAATTATCGATAGGTTCCAAACCCATCTCGAGAAAAAACAAATAACCCTCACTTATCAACCTTCAGATAGAAGCCTTCAGGTATATGCTGATGAAGAGAAAATAGATCGGGTTTTATGTCACTTTATGGACAATGCTATTAAATTTAACAAAGAAAAGGGAAAGATCGACATCAAAATGGAAGAAGTTCAGCGGAAGGAGTGTCATCCTTTTGTTAAGGTTTCCATTACCGATACGGGTATAGGAATTTCTAAGGAGAATACCTCCTATCTGTTTACAAAATTCAATCAACTCGGTAATATTTTAACAGAAAAACCACCTGGGGTGGGTTTAGGATTAGCCTTCTGTAAGGAAATTATCAGTCGTCATCGAGGAGAGATTGGGGTTGAAAGTGAACCTAAAAAGGGGAGTACCTTCTACTTTACCCTACCCCTGGTAACTGAAGGGAAAGAGTCGTATATTGTTCGTAGTTAATTGTTCATTGTTGGGGGTCAGTGGATCCGATAACTTTGACTACCTGCCAGGGTCGTCTTAAGTTATCGGTTTAAACAAAAAACAACGAACAATAAACAACGAACAATCAGTAAGTCGAGGTGAAATTCTATTCATAAACTTTATGGTAATTTAATCGGTTTAAAACCTAATGAACTGAAAAGAATTGAACATATCTACCGAAGAAAGATTCCTGCCACCAAAGTCATTACCCAAGAACTGGCTCGCTATTTAACGGAAATTTCCCAGGAAATAGGAAGGCAGATTGGAATTCTGGTCAATCGTCGAGGAAATATTGAATATGTCATCGTAGGAGATGCCAAAAGTATTTTTATCCCGGATCTAAGGGGATTCCGTAAAGGATCAAGCCGACTTCTGGGGCTTCGATGTTTACATACCCATTTGAAAGGAGAGCCATTAAGCCAGGAAGATTTAATGGATCTGGCCTTACTCCGATTAGACCTCATGGGGGCTATTAGTGTGCAGCCAGATGGTCTCCCGGGTTTTGCTTACTTGGCTCATCTCCTTCCTAAAAATCTGGAAAACAAGAACTGGCTACTGCTGGATCCTGTCCACCCCAGCCAGCTGGAGCTGGATTTTGAGCAATTGATTCGATCCCTGGAAGAAGAGTTTGCTCGAGTTCAGGGGGTTAGAGAGTTAGGAGATAACCGTGAACGGGCCATTTTGGTGAGTGTAACGTCTGGGAGTAAATTCGAGGCAGAGGATTCTTTAGCAGAGCTTAAAGAACTGGCAAGATCCAGCGGAATTCTGGTCCTGGATTCGGTTCTTCAACATCGTCCGAAACCAGACCCGAAGTTTTTAATGGGAAAAGGAAAACTTCAAGAGCTGGTTCTAAAAGCTCTCCAACTGGGAGCCGATCTTTTGGTATTTGATCAGGAGTTAACTCCTGCCCAGGTGAGAACCCTGGCAGATTTTACAGATCTTAAAATCATTGATCGGGCTCAACTTATTCTGGATATTTTTGCTCAACGGGCTCACAGCCGAGTTGGAAAGGTCCAGGTGGAACTTGCTCAGCTCAAATATATGCTTCCCAGGCTCTCCACCCGAGATGATGCATTATCTCGCTTAACCGGAGGTATTGGAGGGAGAGGACCCGGTGAAACAAAGCTAGAAGTTGATCGCAGACGGGTAAAAGATCGCATCCATCGATTAGAAAATGAACTCAAACATCTGGCAAAAGGTCGAGAACAACGCCGGTCTCGACGCCTTAAGAAGGAATTACCCATTGTTTCCATTGTAGGCTATACCAATGCCGGAAAATCTACTTTACTTAATGCCTTAACCCACAGTCAGGTATATGTAGAGGACCAATTATTTGCTACTTTGGATCCAACCAGTCGAAGGCTTCGTTTCCCCCGAGATTTAGAAGTAATTATCACGGATACGGTCGGATTTATTCGAGATCTTCCTAAAGATCTCATGGAGGCTTTCCGATCTACCCTCGATGAACTGGAAGATGCCGATTTACTCTTGCATGTCGTTGATGTAAGCAATCCTCGATTTGAAGAACAGATTCAGGCCGTTAACAAAATTCTCTATGAGCTCGGGTTGCATACCAAACCCACATTAATAGTCTTTAATAAAGAAGATAAAGTAGATCCCAAATTAGTCGAGAATCTATGCAGGCTTTATCAGGCGGTTTCTATATCGGCTCTTCAACCCAATACCCTCTTTAAACTAACCCAGCGGATGGAGAAAGAGCTGATCCGGATACTTGCCCAAAACCCCCTTTCGTTAGAGAAGGAAGAGGGAGAGAAAGTTCTTGCCTATAACTAAGCCCAGGTGGGTCAAAGCAAAAATAAAACGTAAGTAGCCCTCACCTCCAAGGACCAAGAGTCCAAAAAAGAAATAACCGATTTTTCCTTATGGCAGGGATGTCCTGGGGGTGAAGGCTTTACGTTTTAGAATGAAATTTCTCCGATCTATTTTTAAGCGAGATTATCAAGAATACATAAGACGGGGGAACCTTTTCTTTCAAGAAGGAAAGTGGCATTCGGCTCTTATAGAATACCAAAAAGCTCTGGAAATGTTGGGACCCCAAGAAGAACCCATCCATAGATGGATTGAAGAAAAACTACAAAACTCCAGGATTAATCTGGCGGTGGAATATGTTCAAAAAGGGGATACTTATGCGAACGACCAACAATGGGACCTCGCCATAGAAGCCTACCAAACGGCCAAAGAGTTATATGGAGAATTTGCTCCGGAGATCGATGAGATTCAGGAAAAACTAGAAATTGCCCTGGAAATGCATCAAGAAAAAACGCTCAGCGAAAGATTAAAACATATCGGGCTGGAAGATTCCCTGGGATTTGGCTTTGCAGAACTCAGAAGAATTAAGAATTTCGGTCTTTATCAAATTGCACCCTATGATATTAGATTCGATGATAGCCGCCACTTTACAGATCGACAAATTGCAGACCTCAAAGCCCGGCTTAAGTTGAACCCTGAAGACCCGGATCTCCATTTTGACCTGGGAATGGTATATGCGCGATATGGTTTTTTGACCAAGGCCATCGAGGAAATGAAAAAGGTTATCCAAATTTACCCTACCCACTCAGAAGCCCACTTTGTCCTGGGAAACCTCTATTCGGATTATGGAGATTTACAAGAAAGCCTTCGCTTCCTTAGGAGAAGTATCGAATTGGATCCGAAATTCGAACTGGCTTATTACTATCTGGGTCAGCTATATGAAAAACTTCAAGATCCCTCTAAAGCCGAGGAAATGTATCTTAAATTCATCAGACAACAGGCAAAAACGGCCATCCTGGATGAAAATGCCCTCCAAGGGTATTTAGCTCTCGGTCATCTTTATAAAAAGCAGGGTCAATATCTGCAGGCTTCGGCCACCCTTCAACAATACCTCGAGAAAGATCCCTCCAACGAGGAAGTCTATGCCTGCCTGGGAGAAATTTATACACTCATGGAAGACTGGGAAAAGGCCTCCCAGTGCTGGAAAAAAGTTCTGGAATTGGAGCCGGAAAGTGAGTTGGCTAAAGAAGCCAGGCAGCATTTAAAAGAACTGGTCGATAAGAAAAAAGGCTAATCTTTACTAAAAGAATAAACCAATTAACGGAAGCCGGGTATGGCCTGTCCGTCGGGCAGGAGAAAGATTTCCGGTACCTTTTTAACTCGAAAAGGATACTCCGCTACATTATGGCCTGCGATAATAGGAGTAAAGGAGCTTCTTGATACCAGCCGCTCTGAGTTTCATATTTTTCTACCCAGAAAAATCTGATTTATTTCAAAACCTCTGTCCACTGGGATACTCTCAAACCTACGGTTTAAGAAAGTTACAAAAGTGTTGAAGAAATTGCCGGTGGAGAATTAAATATGTAAATTAAAATAAACCCTCTTTTTTATAACCTGAGGGATCCACCATGAGTGATAGCTTAATTCTAATAGACCGGGAAGCTTTGCTGGCCGAGCTGCGTCAAGCTTTCGATGCGCAGACTGCGGAAGTTCTTATGCGCGTGCTGGATCGGGTTGCAACCCAGATACATCAGGCGGGTGTGACACGTGAAGATTTTAGTGAGCTGAAGCAGATTGTGAGGGAGTTAGCAGAAGCACAACATAGAACCGAAGAACAGGTCAGCAGACTGGAGTTGGCTGTGGAACAACTGGCCGAAGCCCAACACAAAACCGAAGAACGCTTGAATATCTTTCAAACGGAAACACGGGAAGCCATTGAGAAATTGACCTGGGCTATAGATCGTCTCCAGAAACAGGTTGGTGGATTGAGTGATACGGTGGGTGGGGATATTGAAAACATCGCTTATATCGTCTTGTATAACGTACTGAAACGCGAGCTTGGCTGGCAGGTCAGTGAATTACATCGGTCTTGGCAAAGGTGGGATACCGAGCCCGAAGAGGTGAATATCTTTGGAACGGCTACAGATCCGGCAAGGCCGGAAACGACCATCTGGATTGTCGGTGAGGCAAAACACAACCTGACCCTCAAAGAGGTCAAGGACTTTATTAAACAAGTCGAACGAGCCCGTCAACACCTTGCAGGGGAGATATTTCCGGTATGTTTTTGCTATCGAGTTCGGCCTGAGGTAGAACAGATCCTGCGGGATACCGGGATTCGATTGGTCTTCTCCTATGGAAAGCTGGTATAAAGGGAAAAGAGGCCTTCTATGTTTTATTTTATAAATTTATTCATGGTTTTTTTCTTAATAGGGTGTACCGGCAAGGCACAACCTCCTGCCTCTGAGACGGGCTCTCCAGAACAAATTCCCGAAGGTTTTCAAAGCCTTTTCGATGGAAAAACCCTTACAGGCTGGCATATGAGTAAAGAAAGTGTCCATGGTAATACCCAAAGCTGGATCATTGAAGATGGCGCGATTGCCGGAACCCAGGATAGACCGGGTAATGGGGGGCTTCTCCTGACAGATCAAGAATTTGGTGATTTTGAATTGTACCTTGAGCTTATGCCGGATTTTGGATGCGATAGTGGAATCTTTTTACGGGCTAATGAGCGAGGTCAGGCTTACCAGATCTTAAACGATTACCTTCCGCAAGGAAACGTGGGAGGTATTTATGGAGAAGGGATAGGCGGTTTTCTCCTTCCGGCCAAGGACTTTCCTAAAGTTTGGAAAAGGGATCAATGGAATAGTCTGCTTGTCCGAATTGAAGGAAATCCTCCCCACATCAAGACCTGGATGAACGGACAACCTCTTATGGACTGGACGGATAATCAGAAACGCCTGCCGGATAAAGGAATGATCGGATTGCAGGTACATGGTGGAACCGATCGATGGGCCCCAGGTCGTTTTACCCGATATCGAAACATAGCCATTAAAGAATTGAATAAACCTTAAAGATAGGGAGTAAGATTCCTTGAAAACAATCCGCGTTCATCTGGCTAAACACGTTGATCATTCCTATGACCTTAAAATCGGCTCGGGGTTACTTTTTCAAGTGGGACAGGATCTAAAAAATAAACCCCTTGCAGATCGTTATGCCCTTATCACAGATTCTGAAGTGGCCCCTATTTTCGGAATCCCATTGCTAAAGGATTTTCAAAAAAAAGGTTTACACGTTACGCTTATTACTTTCCCGGCCGGAGAGGAATACAAAACCCGTGAAACTAAAGCTTACCTGGAGGATGAGATGTTCCGCCAGGGTTTTGGTCGAGACTCGGCCATTATCGCTCTGGGGGGTGGGGTGGTCGGAGATATGGCCGGTTTTGTGGCTGCCACCTATAATCGGGGGATTCCCTACATCCAGATTCCTACCACCCTGCTGGCCCATGTGGATAGCAGTATCGGAGGTAAAACGGCAGTAGATGTCCCCTGGGGAAAAAATCTGGTAGGCGCCTTTTACCAACCTGCAGCCGTTTATATCGATATAGATACTTTAAAAACCCTTCCCCTTCGACAGATAAAGGCCGGCCTGGCTGAAATCGTAAAATATGCCGTGATTCAAGATCGATCTCTCTTCGATTACCTCCAGGAGAATCAAGACAAAATCTTAAACTTAGAAAGTGAACCGATCATTTATATCATCGGACGATGTTGCGAAATCAAAGCTTATGTGGTTGAGCAAGATGAACGAGAGGGGGACTTGAGAAAGATCTTAAACTATGGTCATACCATCGGACATGCCATTGAGGCCCTTTGTCAATATCGGATCCTCCATGGAGAGGGCGTGGCTATAGGTATGACAATAGAAAGCCGTATCGCCCAAGAACTGGGCTATTTAACCGAAGAAGAGGTTCGTTGCCAGAGGAGTTTGTTAGAAGCTTTCGGGCTTCCGGTCACCCTTCCTTCCCATTTAAACCCCCAGGAAATTATTCAGGCTACTACTTTAGATAAAAAAGCCCGGGGAGGGAAAGCAGAATATGTTTTACCCAGAAAAATAGGGGAAATGGTCACTATCAACGGTCGTTATGGAATTAGAGTAGACGACGAGATAGTCAGAAAAGTCCTGAGCCATCCAAACTGAAATCCGAAGAAAATTTCTAACTTACTCCTTGACAGAGCATAACGAAATAGCTTATAAGGTTAAAGTAGAAAATGGGTGCTTAGCTCAGGGGTAGAGCGCTGCCTTCACACGGCAGAGGTCACTGGTTCGAAACCAGTAGCACCCACTCTCCTTTCCTCCCCCTCCGGATTCGATAGAGTGAAACATTTCGCTTAGACACATTACCAACATCCTTAGAGAAGTTTGTAAGCTTGCATTTTGTCAGGTTTTTTCTAAAGTCCCTGGATTGAAAGATTTGAAGAAGATGCAAACGGTTTACAGGATAGGGAAACGGTTCTCAAGAGTCGAGAAACTGATACTTATATTACTTCTCGTACTTTTCTCCTTTCCGATGAAAATTTCTGGTCAAGAGACGACCGAGGATATTCCCCAACCTAAGGAAGAAGAGTTGATCCCTTCCCCCGATAAAAAACGAGCCCTTGCCATTATTTGTCGTGCTGGACGACCCGAGCTTTGGGTCATGGAGATGGATAAAACCCAGAAAAGACAGATAAGCAACCTGGGAAAAGACGAGGGAGTAAAGTCGGCCGTTTGGTCTCCTGATGGAGAATTGATTGCATTTGTGAGTTATAATCTGGGTGGCCATAGCCCCCTGACCACGACCCATGTATGGGTTGTCCGATATGATGGAAGTGGTTTAAAAAAAGTAACCCTGCCAAAGCCGAACGAACGGTTTTCAACCTACGACCCTCAATGGAAAGATAACGAAACTTTAATAGTTAAAGCCATAACGCTGCCGGATTTCTCAGAATCTAAATATTTGTACTCTTATAGAACCGAAAAAATCAAGAAAATCACGTCGGAAAAGGAGAAAGATAAATGAAGCAAAACTCCCTCTGGGTCATTCTGCTGCTTCTCTTGGACATCCTGGCTTCAGAACCTGTATTTTCTCAAACGGAGGGATATACCTCCTTATCGGCTGATCAACTGGTCGGTAATGTATATGGAACTGTAACCGATGCGGTCACTTCAAAACCTATTCCCGATGCAGACATTTTTCTTCTGGATCCTTCTACCCGGCGAGGTCCCACAGATTATGTTATTCATACCGATAAAGGAGATATCCCGTTGCCTCCACTTCAATCGGCCGTAAGGGCTGGAGTTACCAATAAACAGGGTGAGTTTCTCATTAACTCTGTTCCTACTCCTTTTCCTTTCAAGTTATATACCATTGTCATAAGAGCTTCTGGATATAATCCCTGTGTGATTGATCAGGCTCGTGTCCTTCCAGGGGCCGCCATGTCTTTGAAAGTGACCTGCAGATTAACCAGGGTAACGCGGGGAATCCAAACTGCTATCCTGTTCAAAGGAGATGATCCCAGGGCACCTGTACGGTATCGGCATCAAGAAGTTGTGGTCAGGGCGATTCCAAAGGTACGTGGGCTGGAGCGTAAGGGATTGGGATATCAGATCTTTGCCACCCGGGAAGGTCTTGTGGGGGGCACTACTGCAAATGGCCATGTCATCAAGCCACGGGATCATTTTGTTGCCCTGCCCTCTTACCGGGCACTGAACGCCAACGACCGTACCTATGACTTCCAGGTTAGATTAACCTATAAAGGCAGGTCCGTAGTGGCACCGGTTTGGGACGTGGGAC from the Candidatus Limnocylindrales bacterium genome contains:
- a CDS encoding tetratricopeptide repeat protein gives rise to the protein MKFLRSIFKRDYQEYIRRGNLFFQEGKWHSALIEYQKALEMLGPQEEPIHRWIEEKLQNSRINLAVEYVQKGDTYANDQQWDLAIEAYQTAKELYGEFAPEIDEIQEKLEIALEMHQEKTLSERLKHIGLEDSLGFGFAELRRIKNFGLYQIAPYDIRFDDSRHFTDRQIADLKARLKLNPEDPDLHFDLGMVYARYGFLTKAIEEMKKVIQIYPTHSEAHFVLGNLYSDYGDLQESLRFLRRSIELDPKFELAYYYLGQLYEKLQDPSKAEEMYLKFIRQQAKTAILDENALQGYLALGHLYKKQGQYLQASATLQQYLEKDPSNEEVYACLGEIYTLMEDWEKASQCWKKVLELEPESELAKEARQHLKELVDKKKG
- a CDS encoding ATP-binding protein: MSKMSLVGSKILVLDEDPNTWRILKKILIPKGCTILPSNSYEEGKKYLTQFSMDLILIEISLGEGKGLLFAEELRKNHPYLPIIILTSEISLQAIKKAIKLGVSDYILKPPDPMELLDSIREAISRYKQTLLDQAILKNSRQYFEELITLMEVSKITNSFEHIDLLLQRVVEIVSQILDVETVSLMGIQEDTQELAVLAYIGPEKQIVENARVPIGTGISGWVAQQGKPLLINNIEKSEKFKKFRKKTLDQYKNDSLLCVPLKIKDRVIGVLNVNNKKSGKAFDLHDLDLLRGISNPIALAIENAWLYEKLQIKARELERLNKELQQLDQMKSNFISNISHEIRTPLTSINGYAELLLEMGNKLSPEKGKEFLQAILESGKQISILLDQIAEFSLVESDKVKWNIRPVLLHPLITRIIDRFQTHLEKKQITLTYQPSDRSLQVYADEEKIDRVLCHFMDNAIKFNKEKGKIDIKMEEVQRKECHPFVKVSITDTGIGISKENTSYLFTKFNQLGNILTEKPPGVGLGLAFCKEIISRHRGEIGVESEPKKGSTFYFTLPLVTEGKESYIVRS
- the hflX gene encoding GTPase HflX translates to MDLALLRLDLMGAISVQPDGLPGFAYLAHLLPKNLENKNWLLLDPVHPSQLELDFEQLIRSLEEEFARVQGVRELGDNRERAILVSVTSGSKFEAEDSLAELKELARSSGILVLDSVLQHRPKPDPKFLMGKGKLQELVLKALQLGADLLVFDQELTPAQVRTLADFTDLKIIDRAQLILDIFAQRAHSRVGKVQVELAQLKYMLPRLSTRDDALSRLTGGIGGRGPGETKLEVDRRRVKDRIHRLENELKHLAKGREQRRSRRLKKELPIVSIVGYTNAGKSTLLNALTHSQVYVEDQLFATLDPTSRRLRFPRDLEVIITDTVGFIRDLPKDLMEAFRSTLDELEDADLLLHVVDVSNPRFEEQIQAVNKILYELGLHTKPTLIVFNKEDKVDPKLVENLCRLYQAVSISALQPNTLFKLTQRMEKELIRILAQNPLSLEKEEGEKVLAYN
- the uppP gene encoding undecaprenyl-diphosphatase UppP; amino-acid sequence: MTTLQAFVLGVVQGLTEFLPVSSSGHLILIPHLLHWPDQGLAFDAILHLGTLMAVLLFFRYELFEIVKNSVMMMLKGRWENLNQEVGVKILIGSIPAAVAGKLLDEFIETHVRSGILVASMLIIFAILLWLADRYSEQIKQPIKQIEMLGWKEVLIIGCAQAVALIPGVSRSGMTITAGLFSKLDRELAIRFSFLLSAPITAGAGGLKLLQLLHKGIPAGGISYLVIGFLASMLSGILAIKILLRLVRSHTFDLFVFYRIGLGIFILILFLR
- a CDS encoding D-aminoacylase, giving the protein MFDVIIKNGYIYDGSGKPGFKGDIAIQNGKIAEIGSVSGSAGRVINAEGLAVSPGFIDPHTHYDAQFTWDPLATPSCWHGITTVIIGNCGFTIAPCRPQDRELIMRTLEKVEGMSLEAMQKGIRWNFETIPEYLNALEKQGVGLNVVALMGHSTIRQYAMGPEASEREATPTELEAMKQIVREAMEAGAFGIGSSTATTHIGGDGKPVSSRLASEQEFLELGRVIGSYKRGIIEVTPALYSPLEPWARLARESGRPVTWAVLLQQNAQPDYHRQMLKETEAFFNQGLEVYPQVSCRPLVMSFSMEDPYVFEGLPCWQQVFKASPEKRPEVLRDPDFRAAFRQDTTTFPSRLFAGDWETIQVQKVTQTKHQSLLGRNLVEIGQELGKHPSDVLFDLSLEEDLKMEFFVRLMNNKEDDVAELLIHPYTLIAASDAGAHLTLFCDAGYCSYFLGHWIREKRIMPLEEGIRKLTSVPAQIYGIKDRGRIEVGKAADLVIFDPDAIHTEPTELVRDLPGGGERLISKSRGIYYSFVNGVPLLENGKLTPSLNAHPTGSSLPGKVLRSNLYTPDV
- a CDS encoding ATP-dependent Clp protease adaptor ClpS, with the protein product MAQKISVITETEEKIETSLPAKVILFNDDYHTFEEVIAQIIKAIRCSREEAELITWEAHTKGRAIVITGELEECLRVSRVLEEIELRTQVEI